CAGAAACAAGATCAAGATGATTTCGCTCGCCAGAACAAACGCCGATGCCAACGTCACAATGATCGTCAGCACGGTTATCGAACGAACAAGATTGACCGGTAACCGGACGGTGGAATCGGTATCCAATTGAGTTTCTCGATGGGTAAATTTATGCAGAAGGCTTCCAACGTGCCATCCGTTTAGTGCGGGCACAACATCTAAGCCTCGAACTGACTATCGCAGCCAAAAGAACAGGCCGATTCCAGCAAGTACGATCGCCAGAATCACGATGTAGCTGAGTCCAACCACTGCGAATGGCGCGCCAGGAACTTCCTCCCCGAGCCTCTTCTCTTCGTCCACGATTGCGTCCTTCAAAGTTTCGAGTTGACCCTTTTCTTCTGCCATGGTTACGTCTCCGGTTTCAAGTTGATGGAGCTAGCCGTTCAGCCAGCCCGTGAAATTACGCAGGTTGGAAGCCTGCGCCATGAGTTAATCAATTAGGTTCTCAGAGTCATCGACTTCCGAGTTATCCGCATGCCGCTGAATCTCGTCGTCCGAGTTCTTCAGGCTCCCTTCGCCTTTACTCGCAGTTTCCAGATCACGCGAAGCGTCTCGATCGATTGTCGCCTTACCTTGGGAGCGGACGGCGACACGTCCTTTAACAGCGGAAAAATCACGCGATTCATCGATCATCGCGACCGGAACTCCATTTGGGAAAACAACTTCACGGGCTTCGTCCGGCATGCTGATCTGGGCTTCCGTCAATGCCGTTTTCGCTTGACGCATCAGCGAGCTAGTGACCGAACCAGCATCGAAACGCTCTCCGTCGAGCCAGAACAAGACCTTCAAGTTCACGGTTGCCGAGCCTAAGGATTCGACAAGTACCAACGGCTCAGGATCGTTCAACACGGAAGGATGATTCACCAACGTCTCGTGGATGATTTCTTGTGCTTCGCTCACCGAATCGTCAAACCCGATACCGACGATAAAATCTTTTCGGATGCGTGGCGACGATGAATAGTTCGTGATAGCCGATTTGTAGATGGTGCTATTGGGAATTTGAATGTGGTTGCCATCAACCGTTAGCAGCAGTGTCCCGCGAGTGGTAACGCGGCGGACGAAACCTTTGTAGCTATCGAGCTCGATCAGATCGCCAACGCTAAACGGACGGTTCAGACTGATCAGCACACTTGCCAGGTAGTTTTCAGCTATATCACGAAAGGCGAAACCAAGAGCGATGCCGACGAGACCTGTACCGCCTAGAACGGTAACGGCCAGTCGACTGAGTCCTGAAACCTTCAGCGCGATGTAGAGACCAATCAACATCACAAGCACGGCAACGACGCTCGCCAAAACCTGTTGCAACAATTGACTATCGACACGCCTCGCTGCAAGTTTCCGAGCGAGCGAAGCAGACAGCTTTGCCAGTGAGTAGGCGAGGAACAGCACGAATGCCCCAACAGCCATTAGGGGCAAAAGTTGGACAAAGTCTCGACCAAGCTGCTTCATCTGGGCCACGGCGGGACTTATGTCCCACACGGGCCGGCCCCTCACTTCAATTCGGTTAACCACCGCGACGACGTCCGAAGTACGCTGCGCGACTCGCTCGGCCCATTCGCGATGCTTCTCGCTGTCTGAGACGCCACTCAAGAATACGACGCCTTCATCCGTCTTCACCGTAGGCGAATCGAACCAGCCGGTCGCAGTGAAAATTCGTTCGAGTCGCAAGGAAATCTCATCGTCTTCGGCAAGCGGATCGACCTCCACCTTATCCGGCGTCTCGATGGCTTTTTCTTCGTCGGGCACATTCTCGGTGACTTCGGCTATGCCGTCTTGCGCTATCAACGACTGTGGAACCACGCTAAGAGTAAGGAATCCCAGCAAGGTCACTGCAAAGCTCACTCGGATGGTGTTTTGAAACTTTGTGCGGTTTAAAAGGTGAGGCATCATGCTGAATGATTCGGAACAGAGGTTTCTATCGATGGGTGTTTGTCGAGTATTATCCCGAGTGCTCGCGACTCTTTGCTGCTTGCTGCGTTGGTCCCATTCTCTGGTTACCAATCACTCGGTGGCTTGCCAAACCGACCGTGGTCTCACTTCGTACTTCCCCAGCAGGCTTTCCCAGTAGGCTCATCCTGGTTCGATTCGAAGCGACGGGTGCTATTGCGGATAGGGTTCTAATCAGATCTTCGATGGTCGCTTTCCAGCTTTCCAGTCAACTCTGGGCGCGGCCTGAGTGTTTGCGACATGTTACTAGAGTGTCCATTCGCAAACGGAGTGCCAACACGGGCAGGCAGCAGGTTCCCTACGTAAATTGTCGACTCCCTATCTTTCGGCGGTCGCAAAGCAGCCATGTTGGTCGAATGCGGTCCACGCAGTCGTCGTTTGAATTTTCATTTCGCTTGAACTCTTTGAACCGCACGCACGCGATTCCGTTGGCATGCCACATGCTGATGGGTTTTGGATAGTAAACCGAAACAAAAGCACCTAAGGGCAATCCTCTATGAACCGTCACATTCCGTTTCTTCTAATCGCAATGCTTTCTGTAAGTGAGTTGCGGGCCGAAATGCGTCAGTGGACAGATGAATCAGGCAAGTTTTCTGTGAAAGCAGAATTGCTTACTTCTGACCAAGACTTCGTTGTGCTTGAACTTGAAACGGACGGCGAGCTGATCGCGGTTCGAAGAAATGAGCTTTCCGAAGAAGACCAGGACTACATCACCGCAACCACGGATGTTCGGGGCAGCGATAGATTAGCCAACTCGAAGAAGCCGAGTTCCGCGATTCAAAATTCGGAGTCTTACGACTCGACTTGGAACATGAACGACGGTCAAGTCGTGAAGGGACGTCTGATTGGGTTCGGAACACAAGAATTAGTCATCAAGCGTGAACGAGGGCGCATCTTGGTCAATGACCAGGAACTTGACGAACTCCCCGCGGCCTATGCGAAGATCGTTCCCGACGTTGTGTCACGAGTGGATCGTGTGAAAGTAGAGACGCGAGAAGAACTTGAGACTCATCTTGCCGACAACGGCGCTGGCCCTTTCACCTACCGTGTCGAGGGCATACAGATCGATTTAGCGAGCTGGGGCGCAATCACAGTCCCCGTCTCTTTGTTGGCAGCAACCGAAGCGGGGCAAGTCAAACCAGCGTTTGAGCGATGGCAAGCGTCACACGAAGATGATGTCAGCGATTCCGAACGTACGGAAACCTCGAGTCGCGAACGACTGGTCCTTGACAGCCAAGAACGCTATAGACGAAGAGCCCAGCAGCGTGAGCAACAACTCAAGATGATGGAGCTAAAACTGCTGTCCATAGAATCCGACCTCACCGACGTCTGGGAAGTCGCACTCTATCCGACGCAGCGTTATGGATACCCGCGAACCGTTGTCGTTACCGCTCGCAGCAGCTTACAAGCCAAACAAATCGTGATTAACAAATATCCCAAATGGCGAGTCGGCCCGATTGCAAAACTCAGCTACTAGCAAATGGTTTGCGAGGGATTGAAACGATGTCGTAAGTTTTTCCGTAGTAATCCGCCAGCAACCTTGCAGCCTTTGGCACATTAATCGCTCCGTTTGGATTGAGACTTTCGAACAATCCACCATTCACTTGAAAGAAAACATGCCCACAACGCTAGTCACGGGAGCCTCGTCCGGAATCGGCTGGGAACTTGCGAAACAGTTTGCCAGCGGCGGTAACGATGTTGTTCTTGTTGCACGAAGCGAAGGCAAGCTCAATGAGTTGGCCAAGCAAATCAGCGAGAACCAAGGCGTCAACACGACTGTCATTCCCATAGACCTTGCCAAACAAGACGCAGCGGATCAGCTATGCGACCAACTTGGCGAACGGTCGATCCAAGTAGATACGCTTGTCAACAATGCGGGATTCGGAGCACTCGGTAAATTCGCGGAGCTTTCCACAGACCGCCAAACCGAGATGCTGATGGTGAACGTCGTTTCCCTGACCCGCCTCACCCGAATCCTGCTTCCCCAGATGCTTCAGCGTGGCGAGGGGGGAATCCTTAATGTCGGCTCGATCGCTGCCTATCAGGCTGGCCCAAACATGTCCGTTTACTACGCATCAAAAGCCTATGTTCTGTCGTTCACCGAAGGTTTGCGAGAGGAAGTAGCCGGTTCCGGCGTCCATGTCACATGCCTCGAACCTGGTGCAACGGAATCTGGATTCGGGGATGACTCAGGCATGGCGAAACTCGGCATGTTTTCGTCATCGACGATGTCAGCTGAAGCTGTCGCCAAAGCGGGATACGAGGGCTACGTCAATGACGAAGACGTCGTCATTCCCGGTTGGAAAAATCGTCTGATGGTGACGTCAACGAGTTTTCTCCCACGCTTTGCAACACGTAAATTGGTTGCCAAACTGCAAGACGTGCAGTGAACCATCTCGCTCCTTCACTCAACGACGCGCTCGCTTCGAGCCTGCGACGTTGCTTCCCTATCGACAATGACACGTAGGTTGCCCAATCTACGTTTATTTGTTCCGCTATCTAAAAGAAAAACTCATGAACCAACACGCTCCTCAACTGCTGTCTGAACTTAATTGGGACGGACTTACCGCCAACAACCGTGTCGTCATGTCTCCTATGACACGCGGTCGTGCTGGCGAAACTATGACTGCTAACCCGTTGATGGCCCGCTACTACGCTCAGCGAGCATCAGCGGGAGTCATCATCACGGAAGGCACTTTCATTTCTCCGGAAGCTGTCGGCTGGAACCACGCACCTGGCATTTGGACGGACAAGCAAGGCGAAGCGTGGAAGCCTGTAATCGACGCAGTGCACCAGCACAGGGATACGCCCATCTTTCTACAGCTCTGGCACACTGGCCGCGCATCACATAGTGACTTCCACGACGGATCTCTTCCAGTCGCACCTTCGGCGATTCGTCATGAGGGTGACAAAATTCATACACCGTCGGGCGATAAGAAGCCGCACGAAACTCCGCGTGCTTTGGAGACCGATGAGATTCCGCGCTTGATCGAGGACTACCGGCAGGCTGCTCTGCGAGCGAAGTCGGCCGGCTTCGATGGCGTCGAGATCCACTCGGCAAACGGCTACCTCTTGGACGAGTTTCTGCAATCCAAGACGAATCATCGAACGGATCAGTATGGTGGGAGTCTCGAGAATCGCTATCGTCTTCTGAGCGAAATTCTTGGCGCAGTCCGGACCGTGTTCGACGCATCGCGAATCGGTGTGCGCATCTCTCCGAATGGTTCGTTCAACGACATGGGTTCGCCAGATTTTCGCGAGACGTTTCTCTACGTCGCCAAGCAACTTAACGAAACCAATCTCGCATGGCTCGACGTGCTCGATGGGCTCGCGTTTGGGTTTCACGAACTAGGTGAGCCAATCACGTTGAAGGACATCAGAGAAGTCTACCATGGTCGGTTGATGGCAAACTGCGGTTACGACCGAGACCAGGCGGAACAGGCGGTCGCCGACGGACTAGCCGACTTCGTCGCATTCGGCAGACCCTACATCAGCAATCCCGATCTGGTCGAGCGTTTCGCAAACAATTGGACGCTCAACGATGTCGCGCCACAAAGCGTTTGGTACTCGCCTGGTCCTGAGGGCTACATCGATTTCCCAACGTATCAAGAGAGCGAAACTAAGAGTGCAACCGCAACGGGTTAGAGGGGATCTGCGCGATGACGAGGTGATGAAGTCTGCGGCTCGGATGTTAGCACCGCGTTAAGGTTGAAATCACTTGGCGCACTTTGTCGTTGTTAAGCGAGTTCTTTCGCCGCAAAACATTCGCAGGTCCAGCGCGTTCGTTGGTTTGATTATCGGATTCAATTGGCGTTTGAGGTGGCTCGGTTGTTAACCGGAGCAACGTCAATTCTTTCTACGGACGGTTGAAAGCGAGTCGAATTCGTGAAATTATTCGCGCCACCGCGGCTAACATCGCCGCGCTTGCAGTTGCTTTCCCTAGGCCTTGCGAAATGCTACGTCGAATCTCAATCGTTCTCCTCGCTATCTTCTTTATCGCAGCCGGCACCATTCACTTTGCGTCGCCGGGCGTGTATTTGAAGATCATGCCGGACTATATGCCTTGGCCGATGGCTTTGGTTTACCTGTCCGGATTGTTTGAGGTGCTGGGTGGGGTTGGCTTGGCAGATCAACGGCTACGGCGAGCGGCTGGGTGGGGATTGATCGCTCTGCTTGTCGCCGTATTCCCGGCGAACGTTAATATGCTTATGAACGCGGACCAGTTTCCGGCAATCCCGCTTTGGGCCTTGGTGGCTCGGTTGCCGCTTCAAGGCGTGCTGATTGCTTGGGTTTGGTGGGCGGCAGTAAAGCGAACAGACACCACGCAGTCGGTGGGGGCAGCATTGTGAACGAACTGACGCAGGTGCTTTTGCTGACGACGATGGCGGGTGCAGCCATTCCGATCGGTGGTTTGATTGCGATGTTCGAGAGACTTTCGCCTCAATGGATCGAAGAAGAGTTTCGTCATAGCGTGATCGCGTTCGGCGGCGGAGTGTTGATCTCGGCCGTTGCTTTGGTGCTAGTGCCTGATGGTGTGAAGGAGTTATCGCTGGGCTGGATCGTGACCGCCTTCGTTGCAGGCGCTGTTGTGTTCTGGGGTTTGGAGACCCTGTTGGCGCGGTCGAAGAGTTCGATTGCCCAGTTGTTAGCGATGCTATCTGATTTCGTCCCCGAAGCGATCGCGTTGGGAGCTGCGTTTGCGCACGGGGAGAGAACGGGCGCGTTGCTGGCGGTCTTGATCGCACTGCAGAACTTGCCGGAGGGCTTCAATGCGTACCGCGAGCTAAATGCGAACGGGAAGATCGGTGGGAAAGCACTGGTCTTGTTACTGGCGGCATGCATCCCGCTAGGGCCACTGGCGGGATGGGTAGGCTACGAGCATCTGTCGGCTTACCCTAGAGTCGTTGGTTTTATCATGCTCTTTGCCGCCAGCGGGATTCTCTATTTGACGTTCCAAGATTTGGCACCGCAGTCCAAGGTCGAGAATCAAAGGGCCCCCGCAATTGGCGCCGTGCTCGGATTTTTACTCGGCGTCGTCGGTCAAGTCTTAATCGTCAGGTAAGTTGATTTCTCGGCCCCGAATGACGCCGTGAAGAAGATTTTAAAGTTGAGAAATTTGAATGGCCCGAGTGATTTGTGTTTGTTACGTTTCGGTTGCCGTTCATCGAGACGAGTGAGACAGACTGGCTACTAGCGGGGTGGTCGGAAAGGTCCCTTCTTCATCAAACTTCTTCTTCCATCAACGCAGGACGGTTTCACGGATATCCAAGGCTTTGACGACGGCTGCGTACGACATCCCCTGCTCGGTGATTTTCTTGACGGCGGCCAGTCTGAAATCTCGGTTGAATGTTCGACGCTTGTTCATGGATCGGATCCACTTTCAAATTTTCGGGGCAATTCCAGATGCAGGTAGACGCTCGGTCAGAATCACGTCGCCTTGTACGGCAAACGCGCTCATTGAATCGGATGTGGAGTCGAATACAGGCCAGAATTTTCAAATCATTTCTATGTGAACAGCGGTAGTGACTTGTATGAATTGCCGAGGATTGGCGTTGGGGCGGTACCGAGCCAATCTTCCAGGATAGTCGCGTAGACTTGGCGGAAATCGTATTCGTGTTTTAGGTCGCCGTCTTGCAGGTCCGCTAAGTTCGGACGCTTGCCGACGATTCCGGCCTCAACGCAACCACCGCATAAGAACATCGGCCCCGCAGCACCATGGTCGGTTCCTTCGCTGGCGTTTTCCGCGACGCGTCGACCGAACTCGCTGAACGTCATCACACAGACTCGTTTGCCATGGTCGTGAGCCTCTAAGTCGCGAACCAACGCGTTGACCGCGTCACTCCATTGCCGCAACAAAATTCCGTGAGTCGCAGCCTGCTGGGCGTGCGTGTCAAAACCGTCGTGTTGAAGGTAGTAGACACGCGTCGTCAGCTGTGCATCGATCAACTGGGCGACCACTCGCAATTTGTTGCCCAAATCGGTTTGGGGATACTTCACGTCACTTCGGTAAGTTGAAGCCGCTTCGGCGACACGCTCACTAGCGGATATTGCTGACGTGGTGCTTGATTGCAGAAAACGCAACAATTCGTTGTCTTGTTCTGTACTATCTGTCTTACGATTCTGTAGCAACCGACGCAGTGACTGTTTATCGTCGCCTCGCAATTGAAACTCTGCCAGTTCCTTCACTGTTGGAACTCGAATTTTCGTCGAAGCGATTGCCATCGGCTGTTGTTCGCGACCGAGGTGCAGCGCGGGCACATCACCACCAGAAGTTGCCGGTTGACGATCCAGGAATCGACCGAGCCATCCATCGCTGCGTGGTTCGTCCTTCCGCCGACAAGTGTGCCAAATGTCCATCGATTCGAAATGTGAACGATTTGGCCTTTCATAGCCTACGCTGCGAACGACGGTAAACAGACCGTCTTGCAGTAGATTGTGCATGCCCGTCATTGACGGATGCAAACCCGTTTCGTCATCGACTTTCAGTACATCGGTTTTGGGGATCGAGAGCTTCGGACGAGCAGATCGGTAGTCGTCGTCCGCGTACGGCACGATCGTATTCAAGCCGTCGTTACCACCCGACATCTGCACGACAACAAGGACTCGATCGTCCATCGTTTTCCCCGCTGTCGCAGCCTCGGCAAAACACTCTGGCAGCACTGAACCGACTCCGATTGCGGCAGCACCACCGATGGAGGACCGTAAAAAACGGCGTCGATTTTGATTTGTTGAAATCAGCATCTTGATGGATCCTGGTGTCTACGTCAGTTGGCAAATGGGTAGCGAAGTGATGGCGTGGAGCAATGAACGCATTTGCCGATCTTGATCACTAGATCGGGATGTAGCGGTTTCGAGCAGTCGTGATCTGGTTGCATTGTCTAGCGGAATCGCAAGCAAGCAGT
The Rubripirellula reticaptiva DNA segment above includes these coding regions:
- a CDS encoding mechanosensitive ion channel family protein; protein product: MMPHLLNRTKFQNTIRVSFAVTLLGFLTLSVVPQSLIAQDGIAEVTENVPDEEKAIETPDKVEVDPLAEDDEISLRLERIFTATGWFDSPTVKTDEGVVFLSGVSDSEKHREWAERVAQRTSDVVAVVNRIEVRGRPVWDISPAVAQMKQLGRDFVQLLPLMAVGAFVLFLAYSLAKLSASLARKLAARRVDSQLLQQVLASVVAVLVMLIGLYIALKVSGLSRLAVTVLGGTGLVGIALGFAFRDIAENYLASVLISLNRPFSVGDLIELDSYKGFVRRVTTRGTLLLTVDGNHIQIPNSTIYKSAITNYSSSPRIRKDFIVGIGFDDSVSEAQEIIHETLVNHPSVLNDPEPLVLVESLGSATVNLKVLFWLDGERFDAGSVTSSLMRQAKTALTEAQISMPDEAREVVFPNGVPVAMIDESRDFSAVKGRVAVRSQGKATIDRDASRDLETASKGEGSLKNSDDEIQRHADNSEVDDSENLID
- a CDS encoding SHD1 domain-containing protein produces the protein MNRHIPFLLIAMLSVSELRAEMRQWTDESGKFSVKAELLTSDQDFVVLELETDGELIAVRRNELSEEDQDYITATTDVRGSDRLANSKKPSSAIQNSESYDSTWNMNDGQVVKGRLIGFGTQELVIKRERGRILVNDQELDELPAAYAKIVPDVVSRVDRVKVETREELETHLADNGAGPFTYRVEGIQIDLASWGAITVPVSLLAATEAGQVKPAFERWQASHEDDVSDSERTETSSRERLVLDSQERYRRRAQQREQQLKMMELKLLSIESDLTDVWEVALYPTQRYGYPRTVVVTARSSLQAKQIVINKYPKWRVGPIAKLSY
- a CDS encoding SDR family NAD(P)-dependent oxidoreductase; translated protein: MPTTLVTGASSGIGWELAKQFASGGNDVVLVARSEGKLNELAKQISENQGVNTTVIPIDLAKQDAADQLCDQLGERSIQVDTLVNNAGFGALGKFAELSTDRQTEMLMVNVVSLTRLTRILLPQMLQRGEGGILNVGSIAAYQAGPNMSVYYASKAYVLSFTEGLREEVAGSGVHVTCLEPGATESGFGDDSGMAKLGMFSSSTMSAEAVAKAGYEGYVNDEDVVIPGWKNRLMVTSTSFLPRFATRKLVAKLQDVQ
- a CDS encoding alkene reductase, with amino-acid sequence MNQHAPQLLSELNWDGLTANNRVVMSPMTRGRAGETMTANPLMARYYAQRASAGVIITEGTFISPEAVGWNHAPGIWTDKQGEAWKPVIDAVHQHRDTPIFLQLWHTGRASHSDFHDGSLPVAPSAIRHEGDKIHTPSGDKKPHETPRALETDEIPRLIEDYRQAALRAKSAGFDGVEIHSANGYLLDEFLQSKTNHRTDQYGGSLENRYRLLSEILGAVRTVFDASRIGVRISPNGSFNDMGSPDFRETFLYVAKQLNETNLAWLDVLDGLAFGFHELGEPITLKDIREVYHGRLMANCGYDRDQAEQAVADGLADFVAFGRPYISNPDLVERFANNWTLNDVAPQSVWYSPGPEGYIDFPTYQESETKSATATG
- a CDS encoding DoxX family protein, whose translation is MLRRISIVLLAIFFIAAGTIHFASPGVYLKIMPDYMPWPMALVYLSGLFEVLGGVGLADQRLRRAAGWGLIALLVAVFPANVNMLMNADQFPAIPLWALVARLPLQGVLIAWVWWAAVKRTDTTQSVGAAL
- a CDS encoding ZIP family metal transporter, yielding MNELTQVLLLTTMAGAAIPIGGLIAMFERLSPQWIEEEFRHSVIAFGGGVLISAVALVLVPDGVKELSLGWIVTAFVAGAVVFWGLETLLARSKSSIAQLLAMLSDFVPEAIALGAAFAHGERTGALLAVLIALQNLPEGFNAYRELNANGKIGGKALVLLLAACIPLGPLAGWVGYEHLSAYPRVVGFIMLFAASGILYLTFQDLAPQSKVENQRAPAIGAVLGFLLGVVGQVLIVR
- a CDS encoding DUF1501 domain-containing protein, which encodes MLISTNQNRRRFLRSSIGGAAAIGVGSVLPECFAEAATAGKTMDDRVLVVVQMSGGNDGLNTIVPYADDDYRSARPKLSIPKTDVLKVDDETGLHPSMTGMHNLLQDGLFTVVRSVGYERPNRSHFESMDIWHTCRRKDEPRSDGWLGRFLDRQPATSGGDVPALHLGREQQPMAIASTKIRVPTVKELAEFQLRGDDKQSLRRLLQNRKTDSTEQDNELLRFLQSSTTSAISASERVAEAASTYRSDVKYPQTDLGNKLRVVAQLIDAQLTTRVYYLQHDGFDTHAQQAATHGILLRQWSDAVNALVRDLEAHDHGKRVCVMTFSEFGRRVAENASEGTDHGAAGPMFLCGGCVEAGIVGKRPNLADLQDGDLKHEYDFRQVYATILEDWLGTAPTPILGNSYKSLPLFT